The following proteins are co-located in the Deltaproteobacteria bacterium genome:
- a CDS encoding ATP synthase F0 subunit B, protein MTSRTIVALAALGIALAAAPAFAAGDLSIFPDLIEDALYGTHGGEIAASPWKSTWLQLVVLFVVIVFPLNRLIFQPLLKTLEQRGEKIEGARSRASAITKQADDVLGRYETAVAAARREAEGVRRGALESARGEQARISADARSAAEREVAQARAGVASALENARRALRSETERLAGEVASKVLGRPLA, encoded by the coding sequence ATGACCTCGCGCACGATCGTCGCGCTCGCGGCCCTCGGGATCGCACTCGCCGCGGCGCCCGCGTTCGCCGCCGGCGATCTGAGCATCTTCCCAGACCTGATCGAGGACGCGCTCTACGGCACGCACGGCGGCGAGATCGCCGCGAGTCCGTGGAAGAGCACGTGGCTCCAGCTCGTCGTGCTGTTCGTGGTGATCGTGTTTCCGCTGAACAGGCTGATCTTCCAGCCGCTCTTGAAGACGCTCGAGCAGCGCGGCGAGAAGATCGAGGGCGCACGCAGCCGCGCGAGTGCGATCACGAAGCAAGCGGACGACGTGTTAGGGCGCTACGAGACGGCGGTCGCCGCCGCGCGCCGCGAAGCCGAAGGCGTGCGCCGCGGGGCGCTCGAGAGCGCGCGCGGCGAGCAGGCGCGCATCAGCGCGGACGCGCGCAGCGCGGCCGAGCGCGAAGTGGCGCAGGCGCGCGCCGGCGTCGCGAGCGCACTCGAGAACGCGCGCAGGGCGCTGCGCAGCGAGACCGAGCGGCTCGCGGGCGAAGTCGCGAGCAAGGTGCTCGGGAGGCCGCTCGCGTGA
- a CDS encoding ATP synthase F0 subunit B, translating to MKKLALALLLALAPLAGFAASEEHADHTKDLIFEWVNLLILGGVLVYFARKPVQDYLGSRRDTIAKNIATSEQLLRDAEAKLAEWNTKAARLDADIVEIIEATRKGAQVEKAAILADAEATASRIRQSASGVVERELRAARESLRKEAAELAVTLAGTILREQTTDADRSRLVDEFIAKVESGPGAGGAH from the coding sequence GTGAAGAAGCTCGCGCTCGCGTTGCTGCTCGCACTCGCGCCGCTCGCGGGCTTCGCCGCGTCGGAAGAGCACGCCGACCACACGAAGGATCTGATCTTCGAGTGGGTGAATCTGCTGATCCTCGGCGGCGTGCTCGTCTACTTCGCGCGCAAGCCGGTCCAGGACTACCTCGGCAGCCGCCGCGACACGATCGCGAAGAACATCGCGACTTCCGAGCAGTTGTTACGGGACGCCGAGGCGAAGCTCGCCGAGTGGAACACAAAGGCCGCGCGCCTCGACGCGGACATCGTGGAGATCATCGAGGCGACCCGCAAGGGCGCTCAGGTCGAGAAGGCCGCGATTCTCGCCGACGCCGAAGCCACCGCATCGCGCATTCGCCAGAGCGCATCGGGCGTCGTGGAGCGCGAGCTGCGCGCCGCGCGCGAGTCCCTGCGCAAGGAAGCGGCGGAGCTCGCGGTCACGCTTGCGGGCACGATCCTGCGCGAGCAGACCACCGACGCGGACCGCAGCCGCCTCGTCGACGAGTTCATCGCGAAGGTCGAGT